The genomic stretch AGGTAAAGCGCCGTTTGAAAATAAAAATAATCAATAAAATCAAAGCCTAAACAAAAAAACATCTCAAAATAAAAAGGTGTCCCATAAGGAACACCATAACTAATCATATTTCATCCAGAAATGATGATTTTTTCATTTTACGACCCATACATATTTGAGAATAGCTCAAATACAGCAATTCCATAGCTCTACTCATAGCAACAAACGCTATTCTTCTCTCTTCTTCTATATCACCATTTTTATTAGGCAATACGCCTTCGATTAATCCTATCACAAATACTATCTTAAATTCTAATCCTTTACTTTTATGAATAGTCATTAATGATACTCCATTCGGGTCATTACTTAATTCATCTTTGAAACTATCCGTATAATTCAACAATCCTTCAA from Desulfobacterales bacterium encodes the following:
- a CDS encoding ATP-dependent helicase is translated as MIDNLIRDLKNLSPLELIKILRESLNYDKFITDDDIPSPDDSKIENINQLQMVAGKYKDIEGLLNYTDSFKDELSNDPNGVSLMTIHKSKGLEFKIVFVIGLIEGVLPNKNGDIEEERRIAFVAMSRAMELLYLSYSQICMGRKMKKSSFLDEI